From a region of the Primulina eburnea isolate SZY01 chromosome 7, ASM2296580v1, whole genome shotgun sequence genome:
- the LOC140836423 gene encoding farnesylcysteine lyase-like has product MKRQCHQVTAIILCVLLLSHSSATESHTVCIIGSGIGGASVAHFLRLYSSSVRPQVIDRVKIFERNGVVGGRMATVTISGETFEAGASILHPKNYHALNFTKSLNLSVNDPKNTEDTLSLGIWDGHKFLYKTMNANSKLPIVQRFVSFANSVILCLRYGFSLFRMSNFVEAIINKFLRYYEDFESRPIFESVETMLKWAGLYDLTTRTLGKELVEVGLSPSLVQELVTVITRINYGQSANISGLAGAVSLAGSGGGLWSVKGGNWQMAAGLIDRSDVQLLLNEEIESISHLGDFYELNSTVGNSYSCQVTVVATPLDELNIRFSPGISIPPRKLQHTYATFVRGVLNPAYFGLKEVKDIPELVGTIESADIPFSCISILKQHEKDMTYKVFSRQELADDLLDKIFSVREETLKVNWGAYPHYHAPEKYAPFILDDTHLYYVNAFENAASTIETSAVAAENVARLILSRLYVQAALSSPNLKSSSIDLSEKNVDL; this is encoded by the exons ATGAAGAGGCAATGTCATCAAGTTACAGCAATAATCCTCTGTGTCCTTCTTTTATCCCATTCCTCAGCCACAGAATCTCACACGGTGTGCATTATAGGAAGCGGCATCGGCGGCGCCTCAGTCGCCCACTTCCTCCGCCTTTACTCCTCCTCCGTCCGACCCCAAGTGATCGATCGAGTCAAAATCTTTGAGCGAAACGGCGTCGTAGGTGGCCGTATGGCCACAGTCACTATATCCGGGGAGACCTTTGAGGCTGGCGCCTCCATTCTTCACCCCAAGAATTACCACGCCTTGAATTTCACGAAAAGTCTTAATCTTTCGGTAAATGACCCGAAAAACACCGAGGATACTCTCTCCCTGGGCATTTGGGACGGGCATAAATTTCTTTACAAGACGATGAACGCGAACTCCAAGTTGCCTATAGTTCAACGATTTGTGTCGTTTGCGAATTCGGTCATACTATGTTTGAGATATGGGTTCTCTCTCTTTCGGATGAGTAATTTTGTGGAG GCGATTATCAATAAATTTTTGAGGTATTATGAAGATTTTGAATCACGGCCAATATTTGAAAGTGTTGAGACGATGCTTAAATGGGCGGGACTATACGATCTCACTACGCGAACATTGGGAAAGGAACTGGTGGAAGTTGGATTGTCTCCTTCACTCGTGCAAGAGCTAGTCACT GTTATAACGAGGATAAACTACGGGCAAAGTGCGAACATCAGTGGACTCGCTGGTGCAGTTTCCTTGGCCGGATCAGGAGGTGGTTTATGGTCTGTCAAAGGAGGAAATTGGCAGATGGCTGCTGGATTAATTGACCGTTCAGATGTTCAGTTGCTCCTTAACGAAGAAATTGAGTCCATTTCTCACCTCGGAGATTTTTATGAGCTTAACTCAACAGTGGGAAACAGTTACAGCTGCCAAGTTACGGTTGTGGCAACACCCTTAGATGAGCTAAATATACGTTTCAGTCCTGGAATATCAATACCTCCTAGGAAATTGCAGCACACTTATGCAACTTTTGTTAGGGGTGTTTTAAATCCT GCGTATTTTGGTCTGAAAGAGGTTAAGGACATCCCAGAATTAGTTGGCACAATAGAGTCCGCTGATATACCTTTCTCGTGCATCAGTATTCTCAAGCAGCATGAGAAGGATATGACTTACAAAGTATTCTCCCGCCAAGAATTGGCGGATGACTTGCTTGACAAAATTTTCAG TGTGAGAGAGGAGACGCTAAAAGTCAACTGGGGTGCATATCCGCATTACCACGCTCCTGAGAAGTATGCTCCCTTCATTTTAGACGATACTCATCTATACTATGTCAATGCATTCGAAAATGCAGCTAGCACCATAGAAACGAGCGCTGTTGCAGCTGAAAATGTAGCACGCTTGATCCTCTCGAGATTATATGTGCAAGCTGCTTTAAGTTCACCCAACTTGAAGAGCTCTAGCATTGATTTATCTGAAAAGAATGTGGACTTGTAA
- the LOC140836422 gene encoding uncharacterized protein isoform X1, whose translation MPLYKRKPLALVEKPSDLKNQELVFQIRFTKEIFRNYSEYLKRINLYRQRVWNCKATGKGNLTYEEALISEKKASERIRNIPTEYVTRVLHDVQYSMLNLKDLVNSIAAKLQGPFTVGAELYGMKDGRLYPCKIVKVLHEDANRTQYEIAWLSSDHEMKGKIIVNADEFLGKNPPLSKRFLKSFIKDSTYRSLPWVIHDNLARKHGISTAPPFELKSKISIQDGLVVCNRKRKKNEDKQKTVEQNENGLKVYKRRKLGEEISMPSTSTRTAHGAAATENPEAKSIKYPIDDLLVEPAEEDRLLTERPFLCRDFDLPMDCVGNLLMIWDFCSSYGRLFNLSPFSLEDFENSVCYKDSTPLLIVESYSALLRLLLNDTGKFSMAVENKKRKSKITQINWTEYLCDFLETSCTVDFSMHISTIKRGHFGLLDIHVKLAFFQELVAQALETDTIRDKLDEYVEERQALSATRRDEALDEGRKKREEKERKKLEATPKNGMPNGVISENRNDIVYTRKKKHSSVHSQQNHSSTNSEIEHGDSISEKNSKKLKVEPNSSENGNHLSKREIHKLKKYEIKESIEMKSTEQRKEFLEREIEKRFIRTIPLGKDRNYCRYWFFRRDGRIFVESSDSKQWGYYKTKEEFDALICSLNPKGERERALKKQLQKFYNKICAQLQKSSKEATQRDVLEEDALVRRSTRVRAPPRENPALAFLKYENKWKEI comes from the exons ATGCCGCTCTACAAAAGAAAGCCACTTGCCTTGGTGGAAAAGCCCAGTGATCTGAAGAATCAGGAGCTAGTTTTTCAAATCCGCTTCACAaaagaaatcttcagaaattaTAG TGAATATTTGAAGAGGATCAACTTATATCGCCAGAGGGTTTGGAATTGCAAAGCTACAGGGAAGGGTAACCTAACCTACGAAGAGGCTTTGATTTCCGAGAAAAAAGCTTCTGAAAGAATCCGAAATATTCCTACTGAATATGTAACTCGTGTACTTCATGATGTGCAATATA GCATGCTAAATTTAAAAGATCTGGTCAACTCAATTGCTGCAAAGTTACAAGGTCCATTTACAGTGGGTGCTGAATTATATGGAATGAAGGATGGTCGTTTATATCCATGCAAAATTGTGAAAGTTCTTCATGAGGATGCTAACAGAACACAGTATGAGATTGCATGGCTTAGCAGTGACCATGAAATGAAGGGAAAAATCATAGTAAATGCTGATGAATTTTTGGGGAAAAATCCACCTCTTAGTAAACGTTTTCTGAAGTCTTTCATCAAAGACTCTACTTATCGAAGTCTACCCTGGGTCATACATGATAATTTGGCAAGGAAGCATGGAATCTCAACCGCTCCTCCTTTTGAACTAAAGAGTAAAATTTCCATCCAGGATGGACTTGTAGTTTGTAATAGAAAGcgaaagaaaaatgaagacAAACAAAAGACTGTG GAGCAAAACGAAAATGGGCTCAAGGTATATAAACGGAGAAAATTGGGTGAGGAAATTTCTATGCCTTCAACATCCACAAGGACTGCTCATGGAG CTGCAGCTACTGAGAATCCAGAAGCTAAAAGCATAAAATATCCAATTGACGATCTCCTTGTGGAACCTGCTGAGGAAGATCGGCTTTTGACAGAAAGGCCTTTCCTATGCCGAGATTTCGATTTACCTATGGATTGTGTGGGGAATCTTTTGATGATTTGGGATTTTTGTAGTTCTTATGGCAGGCTTTTCAATCTGTCACCCTTTTCCCTCGAAGACTTTGAGAATTCTGTATGTTATAAGGACAGCACTCCATTACTCATCGTCGAATCTTATTCAGCGCTGCTTCGCTTGCTTTTGAATGACACCGGGAAGTTTTCCATGGCagtagaaaataaaaaaagaaaatcgAAG ATTACACAAATTAATTGGACTGAATATCTGTGTGATTTCCTGGAAACAAGTTGTACTGTGGATTTTTCTATGCACATCAGTACAATTAAGCGAGGTCATTTTGGCCTATTAGATATTCATGTGAAACTGGCATTCTTTCAAGAACTGGTTGCTCAAGCTTTAGAGACTGATACTATTCGGGACAAGTTGGATGAGTATGTTGAAGAACGACAGGCTCTTTCTGCAACAAGGAGGGATGAAGCATTGGACGAAGGTAGAAAGAAGAGAGAAGAAAAGGAGCGTAAGAAGTTAGAAGCTACTCCAAAAAACGGTATGCCCAATGGTGTTATTTCAGAGAATAGAAATGACATAGTTTACACCCGGAAAAAGAAGCATTCGTCAGTTCACTCTCAGCAGAATCATTCTTCTACAAACAG TGAGATTGAACATGGAGACAGCATATCTGAGAAGAATTCTAAGAAACTGAAGGTTGAACCCAACTCTTCTGAAAATGGTAATCATCTATCTAAGAGAGAGATTCACAAGTTGAAGAAATATGAAATCAAGGAATCAATCGAGATGAAAAGCACTGAGCAGAGG AAAGAATTTCTTGAACGTGAAATTGAGAAGAGATTCATCCGCACTATACCATTAGGGAAAGACAGAAATTATTGCAGGTATTGGTTTTTTCGACGTGATGGAAGAATATTTGTTGAGAGTTCTGACTCTAAACAATGGGGCTACTATAAAACCAAGGAAGAG TTTGATGCTTTGATTTGCTCGTTGAATCCGAAAGGTGAGAGGGAGAGGGCGCTTAAAAAGCAGCTGCAGAAATTCTACAACAAAATATG CGCCCAACTTCAAAAAAGTTCGAAGGAGGCCACACAAAGAGATGTACTGGAAGAGGATGCTCTGGTTCGCAGGTCAACTCGTGTCCGTGCCCCGCCAAGGGAAAATCCTGCCCTTGCCTTCCTAAAGTATGAGAACAAGTGGAAAGAAATTTAA
- the LOC140836422 gene encoding uncharacterized protein isoform X2 has protein sequence MPLYKRKPLALVEKPSDLKNQELVFQIRFTKEIFRNYSEYLKRINLYRQRVWNCKATGKGNLTYEEALISEKKASERIRNIPTEYVTRVLHDVQYSMLNLKDLVNSIAAKLQGPFTVGAELYGMKDGRLYPCKIVKVLHEDANRTQYEIAWLSSDHEMKGKIIVNADEFLGKNPPLSKRFLKSFIKDSTYRSLPWVIHDNLARKHGISTAPPFELKSKISIQDGLVVCNRKRKKNEDKQKTVEQNENGLKVYKRRKLGEEISMPSTSTRTAHGATENPEAKSIKYPIDDLLVEPAEEDRLLTERPFLCRDFDLPMDCVGNLLMIWDFCSSYGRLFNLSPFSLEDFENSVCYKDSTPLLIVESYSALLRLLLNDTGKFSMAVENKKRKSKITQINWTEYLCDFLETSCTVDFSMHISTIKRGHFGLLDIHVKLAFFQELVAQALETDTIRDKLDEYVEERQALSATRRDEALDEGRKKREEKERKKLEATPKNGMPNGVISENRNDIVYTRKKKHSSVHSQQNHSSTNSEIEHGDSISEKNSKKLKVEPNSSENGNHLSKREIHKLKKYEIKESIEMKSTEQRKEFLEREIEKRFIRTIPLGKDRNYCRYWFFRRDGRIFVESSDSKQWGYYKTKEEFDALICSLNPKGERERALKKQLQKFYNKICAQLQKSSKEATQRDVLEEDALVRRSTRVRAPPRENPALAFLKYENKWKEI, from the exons ATGCCGCTCTACAAAAGAAAGCCACTTGCCTTGGTGGAAAAGCCCAGTGATCTGAAGAATCAGGAGCTAGTTTTTCAAATCCGCTTCACAaaagaaatcttcagaaattaTAG TGAATATTTGAAGAGGATCAACTTATATCGCCAGAGGGTTTGGAATTGCAAAGCTACAGGGAAGGGTAACCTAACCTACGAAGAGGCTTTGATTTCCGAGAAAAAAGCTTCTGAAAGAATCCGAAATATTCCTACTGAATATGTAACTCGTGTACTTCATGATGTGCAATATA GCATGCTAAATTTAAAAGATCTGGTCAACTCAATTGCTGCAAAGTTACAAGGTCCATTTACAGTGGGTGCTGAATTATATGGAATGAAGGATGGTCGTTTATATCCATGCAAAATTGTGAAAGTTCTTCATGAGGATGCTAACAGAACACAGTATGAGATTGCATGGCTTAGCAGTGACCATGAAATGAAGGGAAAAATCATAGTAAATGCTGATGAATTTTTGGGGAAAAATCCACCTCTTAGTAAACGTTTTCTGAAGTCTTTCATCAAAGACTCTACTTATCGAAGTCTACCCTGGGTCATACATGATAATTTGGCAAGGAAGCATGGAATCTCAACCGCTCCTCCTTTTGAACTAAAGAGTAAAATTTCCATCCAGGATGGACTTGTAGTTTGTAATAGAAAGcgaaagaaaaatgaagacAAACAAAAGACTGTG GAGCAAAACGAAAATGGGCTCAAGGTATATAAACGGAGAAAATTGGGTGAGGAAATTTCTATGCCTTCAACATCCACAAGGACTGCTCATGGAG CTACTGAGAATCCAGAAGCTAAAAGCATAAAATATCCAATTGACGATCTCCTTGTGGAACCTGCTGAGGAAGATCGGCTTTTGACAGAAAGGCCTTTCCTATGCCGAGATTTCGATTTACCTATGGATTGTGTGGGGAATCTTTTGATGATTTGGGATTTTTGTAGTTCTTATGGCAGGCTTTTCAATCTGTCACCCTTTTCCCTCGAAGACTTTGAGAATTCTGTATGTTATAAGGACAGCACTCCATTACTCATCGTCGAATCTTATTCAGCGCTGCTTCGCTTGCTTTTGAATGACACCGGGAAGTTTTCCATGGCagtagaaaataaaaaaagaaaatcgAAG ATTACACAAATTAATTGGACTGAATATCTGTGTGATTTCCTGGAAACAAGTTGTACTGTGGATTTTTCTATGCACATCAGTACAATTAAGCGAGGTCATTTTGGCCTATTAGATATTCATGTGAAACTGGCATTCTTTCAAGAACTGGTTGCTCAAGCTTTAGAGACTGATACTATTCGGGACAAGTTGGATGAGTATGTTGAAGAACGACAGGCTCTTTCTGCAACAAGGAGGGATGAAGCATTGGACGAAGGTAGAAAGAAGAGAGAAGAAAAGGAGCGTAAGAAGTTAGAAGCTACTCCAAAAAACGGTATGCCCAATGGTGTTATTTCAGAGAATAGAAATGACATAGTTTACACCCGGAAAAAGAAGCATTCGTCAGTTCACTCTCAGCAGAATCATTCTTCTACAAACAG TGAGATTGAACATGGAGACAGCATATCTGAGAAGAATTCTAAGAAACTGAAGGTTGAACCCAACTCTTCTGAAAATGGTAATCATCTATCTAAGAGAGAGATTCACAAGTTGAAGAAATATGAAATCAAGGAATCAATCGAGATGAAAAGCACTGAGCAGAGG AAAGAATTTCTTGAACGTGAAATTGAGAAGAGATTCATCCGCACTATACCATTAGGGAAAGACAGAAATTATTGCAGGTATTGGTTTTTTCGACGTGATGGAAGAATATTTGTTGAGAGTTCTGACTCTAAACAATGGGGCTACTATAAAACCAAGGAAGAG TTTGATGCTTTGATTTGCTCGTTGAATCCGAAAGGTGAGAGGGAGAGGGCGCTTAAAAAGCAGCTGCAGAAATTCTACAACAAAATATG CGCCCAACTTCAAAAAAGTTCGAAGGAGGCCACACAAAGAGATGTACTGGAAGAGGATGCTCTGGTTCGCAGGTCAACTCGTGTCCGTGCCCCGCCAAGGGAAAATCCTGCCCTTGCCTTCCTAAAGTATGAGAACAAGTGGAAAGAAATTTAA